Proteins from a single region of Nocardioides anomalus:
- a CDS encoding TIGR03618 family F420-dependent PPOX class oxidoreductase codes for MLATLLEDGQPAAQVMWVDNDGECVLINTERHRKKFRNVQRDPRVTVTVWEKDNPYSYGELRGVVEEIVEGAAAREHIDVLSERYFGRPYKADQIESERVLLRIRPLRDGGAR; via the coding sequence GTGCTCGCGACCCTCCTCGAGGACGGCCAGCCCGCCGCCCAGGTGATGTGGGTCGACAACGACGGCGAGTGCGTGCTCATCAACACCGAGCGGCACCGCAAGAAGTTCCGCAACGTCCAGCGCGACCCGCGGGTGACGGTGACGGTGTGGGAGAAGGACAACCCCTACTCCTACGGCGAGCTCCGCGGCGTCGTCGAGGAGATCGTGGAGGGCGCGGCCGCGCGCGAGCACATCGACGTGCTGTCCGAGCGCTACTTCGGCCGGCCCTACAAGGCCGACCAGATCGAGAGCGAGCGGGTGCTGCTGCGCATCCGCCCGCTGCGCGACGGCGGCGCGCGCTGA
- a CDS encoding amidohydrolase family protein, translating to MSDLLFRGVRVLDVATGESVTQDVAVSADRVVEASRVVDPQVLDLPGATLLFGLWDCHAHPGSLMHDPSARGYFEGAPAWAVRAGANLMDAARQGVTGVRAVSEADGVDVAWSRAFAAGEYAGPRLLAAGPGLRTTGGHGTAYPRKPVGVEWEWAVDGADAFLRATRALVERGVDWVKVMLTGGLYSEHESIDDPQLTEAELDAVLTVAHARGVPVAAHCGSARVAETFARRGGRSVEHGYALDERAAAVMAEHGTWLVPTMAVTQDDALMDDDGWPEHAKRRARETAATHAEALMACVAAGVPIAAGADINPIGRRLHDELHFMEVAGMSRLAVLHAATVGGRRLAGLDDRTRPEPGAVADLLVVAGDPREDLAALREPLAVTTYGRLVVSPA from the coding sequence GTGAGCGACCTGCTGTTCCGCGGCGTCCGGGTGCTCGACGTCGCCACCGGAGAGAGCGTCACGCAGGACGTGGCGGTCTCCGCTGACCGGGTCGTCGAGGCGAGCCGCGTGGTCGATCCCCAGGTGCTCGACCTGCCAGGCGCGACGCTGCTGTTCGGGCTCTGGGACTGCCACGCGCACCCCGGCTCGCTCATGCACGACCCCAGCGCCCGCGGCTACTTCGAGGGCGCGCCCGCCTGGGCGGTGCGCGCCGGCGCCAACCTGATGGACGCCGCGCGCCAGGGCGTGACCGGCGTCCGCGCGGTCTCCGAGGCCGACGGGGTCGACGTGGCCTGGTCGCGCGCCTTCGCCGCCGGGGAGTACGCCGGTCCGCGGCTGCTCGCCGCCGGGCCCGGGCTGCGGACCACGGGCGGCCACGGCACGGCGTACCCGCGGAAGCCGGTGGGCGTCGAGTGGGAGTGGGCCGTCGACGGCGCCGACGCGTTCCTGCGCGCCACCCGGGCCCTGGTCGAGCGGGGCGTGGACTGGGTCAAGGTCATGCTCACCGGTGGTCTCTACAGCGAGCACGAGAGCATCGACGACCCGCAGCTGACCGAGGCCGAGCTGGACGCGGTCCTGACCGTGGCGCACGCGCGCGGCGTGCCCGTGGCCGCGCACTGCGGCAGCGCGCGGGTGGCCGAGACCTTCGCCCGGCGGGGCGGCCGGTCGGTCGAGCACGGCTACGCCCTCGACGAGCGGGCCGCGGCGGTGATGGCGGAGCACGGCACCTGGCTGGTGCCCACCATGGCCGTCACCCAGGACGACGCCCTGATGGACGACGACGGCTGGCCCGAGCACGCCAAGCGACGGGCCCGGGAGACGGCGGCGACCCACGCCGAGGCGCTGATGGCCTGCGTCGCGGCCGGTGTGCCGATCGCCGCCGGTGCCGACATCAACCCGATCGGCCGACGCCTGCACGACGAGCTGCACTTCATGGAGGTTGCCGGCATGAGCCGGCTCGCCGTGCTGCACGCGGCCACGGTCGGCGGGCGGAGACTGGCGGGCCTCGACGACCGCACCCGCCCCGAGCCGGGGGCGGTCGCCGACCTGCTGGTCGTGGCCGGCGACCCGCGTGAGGACCTGGCCGCACTGCGTGAGCCGCTGGCCGTGACGACGTACGGCCGGCTCGTGGTGTCGCCGGCCTGA
- a CDS encoding ABC transporter permease, which translates to MTQPVLSEELATAGTEAAVRARSSLALAVARLRRDKVAVVSLVVVVLIVLTAVFAPVVAAITGHDPNFQYRDDGLSPDGLPVGPNGEFWLGTDRLGRDVLVRLAYGARVSLVVGLLASACAVAIGVLVGTVSGYLRGRTDLVLNWVIDLILSIPFLLFAISLVSLVGPSLKISVLVIACFTWGPIARVVRGQVLSIREREFIEAARSLGGTRRRIIVRDVLPNLVAPIIVYATLLIPSAIVFEATLSFLGLSVTPPTATWGNMLAEASQNALYTVAWWIVVFPSLALLATTLAFNLLGDGLRDALDPGASRRPGRLARTVRRGRKRAERARAAAAARDGEAH; encoded by the coding sequence ATGACCCAGCCCGTGCTGTCCGAGGAGCTCGCCACCGCCGGCACCGAGGCCGCCGTCCGCGCCCGCAGCTCGCTCGCGCTGGCCGTGGCCCGCCTGCGCCGCGACAAGGTCGCGGTCGTCTCCCTGGTCGTGGTGGTCCTCATCGTCCTGACCGCGGTCTTCGCCCCCGTGGTCGCCGCCATCACCGGTCACGACCCCAACTTCCAGTACCGCGACGACGGCCTCAGCCCCGACGGCCTCCCGGTCGGGCCCAACGGCGAGTTCTGGCTCGGGACCGACCGGCTCGGCCGCGACGTGCTCGTCCGGCTGGCGTACGGCGCCCGCGTGTCGCTGGTCGTCGGGCTGCTGGCCAGCGCCTGCGCCGTCGCCATCGGCGTCCTGGTCGGGACGGTCAGCGGCTACCTGCGCGGGCGCACCGACCTGGTCCTCAACTGGGTCATCGACCTCATCCTCAGCATCCCGTTCCTGCTGTTCGCGATCTCGCTGGTCTCGCTGGTGGGCCCGAGCCTGAAGATCAGCGTGCTGGTCATCGCCTGCTTCACCTGGGGCCCGATCGCCCGGGTGGTGCGCGGGCAGGTGCTGAGCATCCGCGAGCGCGAGTTCATCGAGGCGGCCCGCTCGCTCGGCGGGACCCGGCGCCGGATCATCGTGCGCGACGTGCTGCCCAACCTGGTGGCACCGATCATCGTCTACGCGACCCTGCTGATCCCCTCGGCGATCGTCTTCGAGGCCACGCTGTCCTTCCTCGGCCTGAGCGTCACCCCGCCGACGGCCACGTGGGGCAACATGCTGGCCGAGGCCAGCCAGAACGCGCTCTACACCGTGGCCTGGTGGATCGTCGTCTTCCCCTCGCTGGCCCTGCTGGCCACCACCCTCGCCTTCAACCTGCTGGGCGACGGGCTGCGCGACGCGCTCGACCCCGGTGCGTCGCGGCGACCGGGTCGACTGGCCCGGACCGTGCGGCGCGGTCGCAAGCGGGCCGAGCGCGCCCGCGCTGCGGCCGCGGCGCGGGACGGGGAGGCGCACTGA
- a CDS encoding glycosyl hydrolase, with protein MRSWRPVGPSRGGRSVAVAGDPDDPAVFWFGACAGGVWRTDDGGTYWRNVSDGHLTSSSVGAIAVAHSRPQTVWVGTGESCTRNNVVAGDGVYRTTDGGRSWTHQGLAETRHVARVRIRDEDPDDVWVAALGDIFGPNPERGVFRTRDGGETWDHVLFVDEEAGAADLSLHPTDPDVAFASIWQAVRKPWEMVSGGPHSDLHRTTDGGRTWEPMSGKAGFPTTLKGRIGVSISPCRPERVYAVVEAAEDQSGIYRSDDGGESWTLLNSESDQTGRPWYYSHVFADPVDPDTVWTCNLWFWRSRDGGETFSQVQTPHGDNHDLWLDPRDPRRMVQANDGGACVSFNGGQTFSSVYNQSTAQIYRVDVSPRFPFDLYGTQQDNSGIRVPSRSWKGAIRWPDCLELGEAEAGDVACDPVDDRFVYVGGAGFGHPGPLLRFDQVTEQAQDVAVWVEHFMGTDPSTHRHRFGWTYPIQFSRHDPSVLYVCGERVFRSADAGMSWEALSGDLTTDDKTLQLASGGPINKDTSGAEVYCTLHAFNDSLADPGVLWAGSDDGLVHVTSDAGGTWRPVTPPDLPALATVTAIETSAGDAGTAYVAAHRYRLQDRRPYLYRTTDQGATWTDLTAGLPEDCVLRCLLVDPVRPSVLYLGTDHGVLVSTDEAATWSPLGDRLPPVPVYDLALRDHELVAATHGRGFWVLDDLTPVREADRDDGLLTLFTPPTTYRYPTPTGFEMKGEGTWVGGFPGVPLGGASFTRETAADGTEHNVVIDGGENPPDGLAVRYRLAAPVPERDLRVEVSDPDGTVLRVLPDPWADPPAEDAERAAGEHCTVWDLRTTPALGPGDDGPEPITPGPRVPPGRYRVAVVAGDERREAEVSVLRDPRLFSGDEAMGQQYDLLVEVRDALAAAGQALLWLDERLVDEALPEDERTALAEARRVVGGHSGGHGDDLKQPPGLTAKIKLLPEIVSELSDTAPTAAVRRVWAELSAQLDDRLHGLAEHGWTR; from the coding sequence GTGCGGTCCTGGCGTCCGGTCGGCCCCTCCCGCGGTGGCCGGTCGGTCGCGGTGGCCGGTGACCCCGACGACCCGGCGGTCTTCTGGTTCGGCGCCTGCGCCGGCGGCGTGTGGCGCACCGACGACGGCGGCACCTACTGGCGCAACGTCAGCGACGGCCACCTCACCTCCTCCTCGGTCGGGGCCATCGCGGTCGCGCACTCCCGGCCGCAGACGGTCTGGGTCGGCACCGGCGAGTCCTGCACCCGCAACAACGTGGTGGCCGGCGACGGCGTCTACCGGACCACCGACGGCGGTCGGAGCTGGACCCACCAGGGGCTGGCGGAGACCCGGCACGTCGCCCGCGTCCGGATCCGCGACGAGGACCCCGACGACGTGTGGGTCGCGGCGCTCGGCGACATCTTCGGCCCCAACCCCGAGCGTGGCGTGTTCCGCACCCGCGACGGCGGCGAGACGTGGGACCACGTCCTCTTCGTCGACGAGGAGGCCGGCGCGGCCGACCTCAGCCTGCACCCGACCGACCCCGACGTCGCGTTCGCCTCGATCTGGCAGGCGGTCCGCAAGCCCTGGGAGATGGTGAGCGGGGGTCCGCACAGCGACCTCCACCGCACGACCGACGGCGGCCGCACCTGGGAGCCGATGAGCGGCAAGGCCGGCTTCCCCACCACGCTCAAGGGGCGCATCGGCGTCTCGATCTCGCCCTGCCGGCCCGAGCGGGTCTACGCCGTGGTGGAGGCGGCCGAGGACCAGAGCGGCATCTACCGCAGCGACGACGGCGGGGAGTCCTGGACGCTGCTCAACTCCGAGAGCGACCAGACCGGGCGGCCGTGGTACTACAGCCACGTCTTCGCCGACCCCGTCGACCCCGACACCGTCTGGACCTGCAACCTGTGGTTCTGGCGCTCGCGCGACGGTGGCGAGACCTTCAGCCAGGTCCAGACGCCGCACGGTGACAACCACGACCTGTGGCTGGATCCGCGCGACCCGCGGCGGATGGTCCAGGCCAACGACGGAGGCGCCTGCGTCTCCTTCAACGGCGGCCAGACCTTCTCCTCGGTCTACAACCAGTCGACCGCGCAGATCTACCGCGTCGACGTCTCGCCGCGCTTCCCCTTCGACCTCTACGGCACCCAGCAGGACAACTCCGGCATCCGGGTGCCGTCGCGCTCGTGGAAGGGCGCGATCCGGTGGCCGGACTGCCTCGAGCTCGGTGAGGCGGAGGCCGGGGACGTGGCCTGCGACCCGGTGGACGACCGGTTCGTCTACGTCGGGGGCGCCGGCTTCGGTCACCCGGGACCGCTGCTGCGCTTCGACCAGGTGACCGAGCAGGCGCAGGACGTCGCGGTCTGGGTCGAGCACTTCATGGGCACCGACCCGAGCACGCACCGGCACCGGTTCGGCTGGACCTACCCGATCCAGTTCTCGCGGCACGACCCGAGCGTGCTCTACGTCTGCGGTGAGCGGGTCTTCCGCTCCGCCGACGCGGGCATGTCGTGGGAGGCGCTGAGCGGCGACCTCACCACCGACGACAAGACCCTCCAGCTGGCCAGCGGCGGGCCGATCAACAAGGACACCTCGGGTGCCGAGGTCTACTGCACCCTCCACGCCTTCAACGACTCCCTGGCCGACCCGGGCGTGCTGTGGGCCGGCTCCGACGACGGGCTGGTGCACGTCACCTCCGACGCCGGCGGCACCTGGCGACCGGTCACGCCACCCGACCTGCCGGCGCTGGCCACGGTCACGGCCATCGAGACGTCGGCGGGCGACGCCGGCACGGCGTACGTCGCGGCGCACCGCTACCGCCTCCAGGACCGCCGGCCCTACCTCTACCGCACCACCGACCAGGGTGCGACCTGGACCGACCTCACCGCTGGGCTGCCCGAGGACTGCGTGCTGCGCTGCCTGCTCGTGGACCCGGTCCGGCCCTCGGTGCTCTACCTCGGCACCGACCACGGCGTGCTGGTCTCGACCGACGAGGCGGCGACGTGGTCGCCGTTGGGGGACCGGCTGCCGCCGGTGCCGGTCTACGACCTGGCCCTGCGCGACCACGAGCTGGTCGCGGCCACCCACGGCCGCGGCTTCTGGGTCCTCGACGACCTCACCCCGGTCCGCGAGGCCGACCGTGACGACGGGCTCCTCACCCTCTTCACGCCGCCCACGACCTACCGCTACCCGACGCCGACCGGCTTCGAGATGAAGGGCGAGGGCACCTGGGTCGGCGGCTTCCCCGGCGTACCGCTGGGCGGGGCGTCGTTCACCCGGGAGACCGCGGCGGACGGCACCGAGCACAACGTGGTCATCGACGGCGGCGAGAACCCGCCGGACGGGCTCGCCGTGCGCTACCGGCTGGCGGCGCCGGTGCCCGAGCGCGACCTGCGCGTCGAGGTCAGCGACCCCGACGGCACCGTCCTGCGCGTGCTGCCGGACCCGTGGGCCGACCCGCCGGCCGAGGACGCCGAGCGGGCCGCGGGGGAGCACTGCACGGTCTGGGACCTGCGCACCACGCCGGCGCTCGGGCCCGGGGACGACGGACCGGAGCCGATCACGCCGGGCCCGCGCGTGCCGCCGGGCCGCTACCGCGTGGCGGTGGTGGCCGGGGACGAGCGACGCGAGGCCGAGGTGAGCGTGCTGCGCGACCCCCGGCTGTTCAGCGGCGACGAGGCGATGGGCCAGCAGTACGACCTGCTGGTCGAGGTCCGCGACGCCCTGGCCGCGGCCGGGCAGGCGCTGCTGTGGCTGGACGAGCGGCTGGTCGACGAGGCGCTGCCCGAGGACGAGCGCACCGCGCTGGCCGAGGCGCGGCGGGTCGTGGGCGGGCACTCCGGCGGCCACGGCGACGACCTCAAGCAGCCGCCGGGGCTGACCGCGAAGATCAAGCTCCTCCCCGAGATCGTCAGCGAGCTCTCCGACACCGCGCCGACCGCTGCGGTCCGCCGGGTCTGGGCCGAGCTCTCGGCCCAGCTCGACGACCGGCTCCACGGCCTGGCCGAGCACGGGTGGACGCGGTGA
- a CDS encoding IclR family transcriptional regulator domain-containing protein gives MPTDSAGDADDRDYVRSLIRGLDVMRAFSADRPVMTLTQVAEQAGMNRAAARRFLLTLVREGYAEVQGRNFRLRPKVLELGRSVLPTMTFADLAQPLLDDLAAELDETCYVTVLDGQSVVYILRASGRRLIGINLEVGSRMPAYLMSSGRVLAGALPPEQRRKWVNAVRLERHTDKTVRTKAELAKVVTEAGRQGWCVVDEEYEIGMRSLSVALGDREGHVFAAVNVTCPSSRVSVAKMNGPFLRALQGLATHLRDAMPSDGLAADLAVAGSESVALDRLAQPRG, from the coding sequence ATGCCCACCGACAGCGCCGGTGACGCGGACGACCGGGACTACGTCCGGTCCCTCATCCGCGGCCTCGACGTGATGCGCGCCTTCAGCGCCGACCGTCCCGTGATGACCCTGACCCAGGTCGCGGAGCAGGCCGGCATGAACCGCGCCGCCGCCCGACGCTTCCTGCTCACCCTGGTGCGCGAGGGGTACGCCGAGGTGCAGGGCCGCAACTTCCGGCTGAGGCCCAAGGTCCTCGAGCTGGGCCGGTCGGTGCTGCCGACCATGACCTTCGCGGACCTGGCGCAGCCGCTGCTCGACGACCTGGCCGCCGAGCTCGACGAGACCTGCTACGTCACCGTGCTGGACGGTCAGTCGGTCGTCTACATCCTGCGCGCCAGCGGCCGCCGTCTCATCGGCATCAACCTCGAGGTCGGCAGCCGGATGCCGGCGTACCTCATGTCGAGCGGGCGGGTCCTGGCCGGCGCCCTGCCGCCCGAGCAGCGCCGCAAGTGGGTCAACGCCGTGCGCCTGGAGCGCCACACCGACAAGACCGTGCGCACCAAGGCCGAGCTGGCCAAGGTCGTGACCGAGGCCGGTCGGCAGGGCTGGTGCGTGGTCGACGAGGAGTACGAGATCGGCATGCGCTCGCTCTCGGTGGCGCTCGGCGACCGCGAGGGCCACGTCTTCGCCGCCGTGAACGTCACCTGCCCGTCCAGCCGGGTCAGCGTGGCCAAGATGAACGGCCCGTTCCTGCGCGCCCTCCAGGGGCTCGCGACGCACCTGCGCGACGCGATGCCCTCCGACGGGCTGGCCGCCGACCTCGCCGTCGCCGGCTCGGAGTCGGTCGCGCTCGACCGCCTGGCCCAGCCGCGCGGCTGA
- a CDS encoding ABC transporter permease — MSKLRFWVEVALSVLSGLALVLTLVWEEWIEEVFGVEPDGGDGSAEWLVFLVLAVLAVGSGVLARVEWRRLTAAGAA, encoded by the coding sequence GTGAGCAAGCTGCGGTTCTGGGTGGAGGTGGCGCTGTCCGTGCTGAGCGGACTGGCGCTGGTGCTGACCCTGGTCTGGGAGGAGTGGATCGAGGAGGTCTTCGGGGTCGAGCCCGACGGCGGCGACGGCAGCGCGGAGTGGCTCGTCTTCCTGGTGCTCGCGGTGCTGGCCGTCGGCTCCGGCGTGCTGGCGCGCGTGGAGTGGCGGCGGCTGACGGCCGCGGGTGCGGCCTGA
- a CDS encoding dihydrodipicolinate synthase family protein, which produces MTPFTPDGATVDEQALRRFVDWQLEVGVPGIIVLGTTGEFLTLSEAERETVVGVSVEQVGGRIPVLVGTMNADTRVAVRQSRRAEEQGADGLMVLPPYYYTPTEDEIIRYYGAVCDAVRLPVMLYNNPVTSNVDMSARLVAELGRRFDNVRYIKESSQDVGRVREVVDASEGLVKVFAGERVVDSYLLGAVGYVNPYGNYIPYASHRIFDLLEAGRIEDARRVQRLIDVIDHTIAAGHPTYGHQCYSKALAALAGHPVGDVRRPLTTFAELGEEGRDRVRRIEAVMAELDDLMSVLDKS; this is translated from the coding sequence GTGACCCCCTTCACGCCCGACGGTGCGACCGTGGACGAGCAGGCGCTGCGCCGCTTCGTCGACTGGCAGCTCGAGGTCGGGGTCCCGGGGATCATCGTGCTGGGCACGACCGGGGAGTTCCTGACCCTCAGTGAGGCCGAGCGCGAGACGGTCGTCGGGGTGAGCGTCGAGCAGGTCGGCGGCCGGATCCCGGTGCTGGTCGGGACCATGAACGCCGACACCCGGGTCGCGGTGCGCCAGAGCCGGCGGGCCGAGGAGCAGGGCGCGGACGGGCTGATGGTGCTCCCGCCGTACTACTACACGCCGACCGAGGACGAGATCATCCGTTACTACGGCGCCGTGTGCGACGCCGTGCGGCTCCCGGTCATGCTCTACAACAACCCCGTCACCTCCAACGTGGACATGTCCGCGCGGCTGGTCGCCGAGCTCGGCCGGCGCTTCGACAACGTGCGCTACATCAAGGAGTCCAGCCAGGACGTCGGCCGGGTCCGCGAGGTCGTGGACGCCTCCGAGGGACTGGTCAAGGTCTTCGCGGGCGAGCGGGTCGTCGACTCCTACCTGCTCGGCGCGGTGGGCTACGTCAACCCCTACGGCAACTACATCCCGTACGCCTCGCACCGCATCTTCGACCTGCTCGAGGCCGGGCGCATCGAGGACGCGCGTCGGGTCCAGCGGCTCATCGACGTCATCGACCACACCATCGCGGCGGGGCACCCGACCTACGGCCACCAGTGCTACTCCAAGGCGCTCGCCGCCCTGGCCGGCCACCCGGTCGGCGACGTGCGGCGTCCGCTCACGACCTTCGCCGAGCTCGGCGAGGAGGGCCGCGACCGGGTGCGCCGGATCGAGGCGGTCATGGCCGAGCTCGACGACCTGATGAGCGTCCTGGACAAGTCCTAG
- a CDS encoding DMT family transporter produces MAVPFTALCLLWGTTPIVIKAGLDAGWPPLWFCALRLLVAATLLAPVLLTAYAGAPLGAAGWRVVWPIGVFGMALNFGVTVWGQQFIGAALASLVVATQPITTTVIAHVVRREAPTPRFVAGLLAGAAGTVIVFRGAGVPGTRELVGALAVFAGVTVYGGCFVWINARAGGLDVLRVVAGQNLIGGVLVAAAALLLEGAPRVPERADSWVLFAYLAVLSSIVAVVLANRLIARLGAARFSVLSFITPIVGVVASVLLLGERLDHTTVVGAVVIGLALLLTLGPRVAGGVSGGPSPGRARWRWPSRRAAAGSARAAARR; encoded by the coding sequence GTGGCCGTCCCCTTCACGGCGCTGTGCCTGCTGTGGGGCACCACGCCCATCGTCATCAAGGCCGGCCTCGACGCGGGCTGGCCGCCGCTGTGGTTCTGCGCGCTGCGCCTGCTCGTCGCGGCGACGCTGCTGGCCCCGGTCCTGCTCACGGCGTACGCCGGTGCGCCGCTCGGCGCGGCCGGGTGGCGGGTGGTCTGGCCGATCGGGGTCTTCGGCATGGCCCTGAACTTCGGCGTGACCGTGTGGGGCCAGCAGTTCATCGGCGCCGCCCTGGCCAGCCTGGTGGTGGCCACGCAGCCGATCACGACGACGGTGATCGCGCACGTCGTGCGCCGCGAGGCGCCCACCCCGCGCTTCGTGGCCGGGCTGCTGGCCGGGGCCGCGGGGACCGTCATCGTCTTCCGGGGCGCGGGCGTGCCCGGCACCCGCGAGCTGGTCGGCGCGCTCGCGGTCTTCGCGGGGGTGACCGTCTACGGCGGGTGCTTCGTGTGGATCAACGCGCGGGCCGGCGGGCTCGACGTGCTGCGGGTGGTCGCCGGGCAGAACCTCATCGGCGGGGTGCTCGTGGCCGCCGCGGCCCTGCTGCTGGAGGGTGCGCCGCGGGTGCCCGAGCGGGCCGACTCGTGGGTGCTGTTCGCCTACCTGGCCGTGCTGAGCTCGATCGTCGCGGTGGTGCTGGCCAACCGGCTCATCGCCCGCCTGGGCGCCGCGCGCTTCAGCGTGCTGTCCTTCATCACGCCCATCGTCGGCGTGGTCGCCAGCGTGCTGCTGCTGGGGGAGCGGCTGGACCACACCACCGTGGTCGGCGCCGTCGTCATCGGCCTCGCCCTGCTCCTCACCCTCGGTCCGAGGGTGGCGGGCGGGGTCAGCGGCGGGCCATCTCCAGGTCGTGCTCGATGGAGGTGGCCGTCGCGGCGAGCCGCGGCAGGAAGTGCTCGCGCAGCCGCTCGACGGTGA
- a CDS encoding ABC transporter permease, producing the protein MAILRFLVKRLALGLLTLFAISIVVFVLFYVAPNDPARSIAGPQATFDVVERIRHNLGLDQPVPQRYWHFLTGLLHGDLGYSYYSRQPVLDQITARLPVTLSLAAGSALVFFLGGVAIGTASARRPGSLRDRVGAAFVLTGLSFPTFVLGLLTLYLLFYQLTVHGITIFPGSGYVSPSESLSEWARHMVLPWATVAFVSTATYARLSRAMMLDVLSEDYVRTARAKGLPERVVVYKHGMRSAIAPLVTQLGVDVAALLGGLVVTERIFGLQGIGSLAVDAVSRGDQPTIIGVVLLASFFVVVANIVVDLLYVVLDARVRT; encoded by the coding sequence ATGGCGATCCTGCGGTTCCTCGTCAAGCGGCTGGCCCTCGGCCTGCTGACCCTGTTCGCGATCAGCATCGTCGTCTTCGTGCTCTTCTACGTCGCCCCCAACGACCCGGCCCGCTCCATCGCCGGGCCCCAGGCGACCTTCGACGTGGTCGAGCGGATCCGGCACAACCTGGGGCTGGACCAGCCGGTGCCGCAGCGCTACTGGCACTTCCTCACCGGGCTCCTGCACGGCGACCTCGGCTACTCCTACTACAGCCGCCAGCCGGTCCTGGACCAGATCACCGCCCGGCTGCCGGTCACCCTGTCGCTGGCCGCCGGCTCCGCCCTCGTGTTCTTCCTCGGTGGCGTGGCCATCGGCACCGCCTCGGCCCGTCGCCCCGGCTCGCTGCGCGACCGGGTCGGCGCGGCGTTCGTGCTCACCGGGCTGAGCTTCCCGACGTTCGTGCTCGGCCTGCTCACGCTCTACCTGCTCTTCTACCAGCTCACCGTGCACGGGATCACGATCTTCCCGGGCTCCGGCTACGTCTCGCCCTCGGAGTCGCTGAGCGAGTGGGCGCGGCACATGGTGCTGCCCTGGGCGACGGTCGCGTTCGTCAGCACCGCGACGTACGCGCGGCTCTCCCGCGCGATGATGCTGGACGTGTTGAGCGAGGACTACGTCCGGACCGCGCGCGCCAAGGGGCTGCCGGAGCGGGTCGTGGTCTACAAGCACGGCATGCGCAGCGCGATCGCACCGCTGGTCACCCAGCTGGGGGTCGACGTGGCCGCCCTGCTCGGCGGTCTGGTCGTCACCGAGCGCATCTTCGGCCTGCAGGGCATCGGCAGTCTCGCGGTCGACGCCGTCTCCCGTGGCGACCAGCCGACCATCATCGGCGTAGTCCTGCTGGCCAGCTTCTTCGTGGTCGTCGCCAACATCGTCGTCGACCTCCTCTACGTCGTGCTCGACGCCCGAGTGCGCACCTGA